In Priestia megaterium NBRC 15308 = ATCC 14581, the following proteins share a genomic window:
- a CDS encoding response regulator transcription factor: MSKGRILIVEDERKIARLIQLELEHEGYETGMAYTGTEGLAEFQEHDWDLLLLDVMLPELSGLEVLRRIRANDDQTPVILLTARDALPDKVSGLDLGANDYITKPFQIEELFARIRVWLRHPASTSTAEQETATLQLGNLVVNEKTREVTRENEAIELTPKEYDLLVYMLQNNNQVLSFEQLLTNVWGFDYYGDTNIVYVYIRYLRKKIDAPFSTPYIQTVRGVGYMLKE; the protein is encoded by the coding sequence TTGAGTAAAGGCAGAATTTTAATTGTAGAAGATGAGCGCAAAATTGCTCGTTTAATTCAGCTCGAGCTTGAACATGAAGGGTACGAAACGGGCATGGCTTACACGGGAACAGAAGGATTGGCAGAGTTTCAAGAACACGATTGGGATTTGCTGCTTTTAGATGTGATGCTTCCTGAACTGAGCGGACTCGAAGTACTTCGTCGCATTCGAGCAAATGATGATCAAACGCCCGTTATCTTATTAACAGCTCGAGACGCCCTTCCTGATAAGGTAAGCGGACTAGATTTAGGAGCAAACGACTACATTACAAAGCCCTTTCAAATTGAAGAGCTTTTTGCACGCATTCGCGTATGGCTTCGCCATCCTGCATCAACATCGACTGCTGAACAAGAAACAGCCACTCTTCAACTAGGCAATTTAGTCGTTAACGAAAAAACGCGAGAAGTTACGCGTGAAAATGAAGCTATTGAGCTGACTCCTAAAGAATATGATTTGCTTGTCTATATGCTTCAAAACAACAATCAAGTGCTGAGCTTTGAACAGCTTCTTACAAACGTGTGGGGATTTGATTACTACGGAGACACCAATATTGTATACGTATACATTCGTTATTTGCGCAAAAAGATTGATGCACCATTTTCAACACCTTATATTCAAACAGTGCGCGGCGTTGGCTACATGCTGAAGGAGTAG
- a CDS encoding sensor histidine kinase, whose translation MKSIKRRLTFHFSFQFIAIIACVCCVLFCALMFLAYYLSKQDIKRDLPSGSLSVLTGDTTVEGGKATVSDDLAKQLKQEGLWYQVLNKQGKVIGEINSPKDLPKHYGLSELLEMDKTKKFKDYNVVTELDTFLTTPTYYILGYKSDLKDQLYAMYANYNKEGVPPKSDIPLIKKALKEKNASLQILNDKGDILASIRMSKEKTSYDPLEIISRKIEQDKYDSTATVFHDSKKKISWIFYTPNNHHSITDESIIRKAWMISIIVAVSVLIATIAFSIWNAFRYGGPLLLFTSWLGRMGSGNYSEVLTEKERKRVFRKNGKVRFQYRLYSEVITAFYEMAEQLSLAEKERKQLETTREEWMTGISHDLRTPLSTIQGYGHMLESGHYNWNEEELKEIGQTLRDKSEYMVELVEDFSLAFKLKNNVVVLETKKVDVHQLLQHIVLKFVNDRTIENVHFSYVPAHLQPFTQADPRWFERMLDNLIFNAIKHNPKNTTITISTVIKSDRVLITIQDDGIGMDEETQKNLFDRYYRGTNTTEKTEGAGLGMSIAKAICELHKGHIEVRSTLHEGTAIILHLPLSVDQQPD comes from the coding sequence CGTTCTTTTTTGCGCTTTAATGTTTCTAGCTTATTACCTTTCAAAGCAAGATATAAAAAGAGACTTACCCTCTGGATCACTTAGCGTGTTAACCGGGGATACAACAGTTGAAGGTGGAAAAGCAACCGTTTCAGATGATTTAGCAAAACAACTTAAACAAGAAGGACTATGGTACCAAGTACTGAACAAACAAGGAAAAGTAATTGGAGAAATTAACTCCCCAAAAGACTTACCTAAGCACTACGGTCTTTCAGAGTTATTAGAAATGGATAAAACCAAAAAATTTAAAGACTATAATGTAGTAACAGAACTTGATACCTTTTTGACTACACCTACTTATTATATTTTGGGCTATAAAAGTGATTTAAAAGACCAGCTATATGCTATGTATGCTAACTATAATAAGGAAGGTGTGCCTCCAAAAAGCGATATTCCTCTTATCAAGAAGGCATTAAAAGAAAAAAATGCTTCGCTTCAAATTTTAAATGATAAAGGTGATATCTTAGCTTCAATTAGAATGTCTAAAGAAAAAACAAGTTACGATCCTTTAGAAATTATTTCCCGAAAAATTGAACAAGATAAATATGATTCAACAGCTACTGTATTCCATGACTCGAAGAAGAAAATTTCATGGATTTTTTACACTCCCAATAATCACCACAGTATAACTGATGAATCTATTATTCGAAAAGCTTGGATGATCTCCATCATCGTGGCTGTTTCCGTTCTTATAGCCACCATCGCTTTCTCCATCTGGAACGCTTTTCGCTACGGCGGACCCTTACTTCTCTTCACCAGCTGGCTCGGGCGCATGGGAAGCGGAAACTATTCAGAAGTGCTAACAGAAAAAGAGCGGAAGCGCGTCTTTCGGAAGAATGGAAAAGTACGCTTTCAATATCGCCTGTATTCAGAAGTAATCACAGCTTTTTATGAGATGGCGGAGCAGCTTAGCTTAGCTGAAAAAGAACGAAAACAGCTAGAAACTACTCGCGAAGAATGGATGACGGGAATATCACATGATTTGCGCACACCTCTTTCGACGATTCAAGGATATGGGCATATGCTTGAAAGCGGCCATTACAATTGGAACGAAGAAGAGTTAAAAGAAATTGGCCAAACACTCCGTGATAAAAGTGAATACATGGTGGAGCTTGTAGAGGATTTTTCACTGGCTTTTAAGCTTAAAAATAACGTGGTTGTTTTAGAAACAAAAAAAGTGGATGTTCATCAATTACTTCAGCATATTGTTTTAAAATTCGTTAACGATAGAACCATTGAAAATGTTCACTTCTCTTATGTGCCCGCTCATCTTCAACCTTTTACTCAAGCTGACCCGCGCTGGTTTGAACGAATGCTTGATAATTTAATTTTTAATGCTATTAAACATAACCCTAAGAACACTACCATTACAATTTCGACCGTGATAAAAAGTGACCGCGTCTTGATTACGATTCAAGATGATGGAATTGGAATGGATGAAGAAACGCAGAAAAATTTATTTGACCGCTATTACCGCGGCACAAATACAACGGAAAAAACAGAAGGTGCTGGACTTGGCATGAGCATCGCAAAGGCTATTTGTGAACTTCATAAAGGCCATATCGAAGTAAGATCTACTCTTCACGAAGGCACTGCCATTATCTTGCACCTTCCTCTTTCAGTAGATCAGCAGCCGGACTAA